The DNA region AGCGCCAGATCGGCATCCCAGACGTGATCGAGGGCATTCCTGAGCAGTTCGATGGCCTGGTCCTGGGCACCGGCGGCCACTAGCAGGCCAGCCTGGGTGTGAACCAGCCGCGGATGGTGCCGCAGTCGCTTGGGCAATTCGGCCCAGGCCGCCCGCAGGGCCTCGGCGCCCTGGGCCGATGCGGCACGCAGCAGATGCTGCTGCGCTTGCACGGCCAGTTCCAGCCAGCGCTCGGACGGCAGCAGCCCGGTCTTCTCGATCTCCAGCAGCAGCGGATAGAGCGCCGCCCAGTCCTGCAGCCGGGCATACAGTTCCGCCAGCATCTGCCGTGCGCGCGGCTGGTCGGCCTCCAAGTGCCGCACGCGCAGCAGACTGGCCAGCGCCTGGGTCAGCTGGCCCTGCTCCATCTGCAGCTCGGCCTGGGTGAGCAGCACCGCGATCTCTGCATGCGGCTTGGCGCCGTAGGCCAGGCGCAGGTACTGGTCGCGCTTGTCCAGATCGCCGCGGCGCTGTGCCACGCGTGCCGCATAGAGGTAGTTGACTACCGACGCGTCGTGCTGCGGCGCCTGGCGGGTGATCTCGTGCTCGGCC from Nevskiales bacterium includes:
- a CDS encoding heme biosynthesis HemY N-terminal domain-containing protein yields the protein MMRPLLLFLLIALAGALIALSFYGNNGYVLLYYSPYTVETSLTFFVFVLVLLVVAGLLLLRLLRFGLLLPGNIREALRNRRNRRARESLVRGLIKLAEGKWTAAEHEITRQAPQHDASVVNYLYAARVAQRRGDLDKRDQYLRLAYGAKPHAEIAVLLTQAELQMEQGQLTQALASLLRVRHLEADQPRARQMLAELYARLQDWAALYPLLLEIEKTGLLPSERWLELAVQAQQHLLRAASAQGAEALRAAWAELPKRLRHHPRLVHTQAGLLVAAGAQDQAIELLRNALDHVWDADLALLFSSLQGADPVAQLAAVETWLKQHGEEPVLLLVAGRLCRQNKLWGRARSYLEASLKLKPCADALLELGRVHEATHNAAAAQAAYRQ